The region ATCCATTGATCAGAGGCTGGGCTCAGGTGTTTCCACAGCTGTTCCAGCCTCTCGACGCAATACCGTCATCGACCCGCGATCACCTGCGGGTGCCGGAGGAATTATTTGATGTTCAGGTGAAACAACTCCAGCGCTATCACGTTGAAGATCCGCGCGTTTTTTACAGCGGAGACGACGTCTGGCAAGTGCCACTTGAGGTCTATGACGGTGAGCAGATTTCAGTTCGGCCATATCACATCACAGCCCAGGTTCAGGATCGCAGCAATTCTGAGTTTTTGCTCTTGCAACCCCTCACGCCGCTTGCGAGACCCAATCTCACCGCATGGCTGGCGGCGCGTAACGACGGCAAGCACTACGGCGATCTTGTTCAGATTGATTTTCCCAAGGACTCGCCGATTCTTGGCCCCGAACAGGTTCAGGCGCTGATCAATCAGGACCCTGAGATCAGCAAGGTGTTCGGACTTTGGGATCGTGGAGGATCTCAGGTGGTGCAAGGGAACCTGTTGGTGGTTCCCGTTGGCAAATGCCTGTTGTATGTGGAACCCGTTTATCTGCGGGCGAGCAAAGGAGGGCTGCCGTCGCTCACCAGGATTGTGGTGAGTGATGGGCGAACGATTGCCATGGCCGACACGCTTCCAGGTGCCATTGATCGACTGATGCAAAAAACCCTGCCGCCCGTGGCGACAGGGTCCTGAATGAGCAACGTTCGTTGAACGTCCTCTGAATCAACCGATGGCGGAGAAATACTCCTTTGAACCCTTGGGATCCTCCAGCATGGTGGCAGCACCGGGAGTCCAGTTGGCGGGGCACACCTCGTCAGGGTTGGACTGCACATACTGGAAGGCCTGCAGAAGACGCAGGGTCTCATCAACGTTGCGGCCCACGGGCAGGTTGTTGATGGTGGCGTGAACAATTACACCGTCAGGGTCGATCAGGTACAGGCCACGCAGTGCCTTGCCTTCGTCATCGAGGATGTTGAAAGCGGTGCCGATTTCCTTGTTGAGGTCAGCTACCAGGGGATAGTTGATGTCACCGATACCACCCTGGTTGCGGGGGGTCTGAATCCAGGCCAGGTGGCTGTACTTGCTGTCGACGGAAACGCCGAGGATTTCGCAGTTCTTGCTGGAGAAGTCGGCATAGCGGTCGCTGAAAGCCGTGATCTCAGTCGGGCAGACGAAGGTGAAATCCAGGGGATAGAAGAACAGCACCACGTACTTGCCGCGGTACTGGGACAGGGAGATTTCCTTGAATTCCTGGTCCACCACAGCGGTGGCGGTGAAATCGGGGGCCTGATGGCCCACACGCAGACAACCGGTGTCGGTCATGTTCGGGGTGCGGTGAGGTGGAACTTGTCAGCCGAACGCCTTAAGCGAAGTCGATACGACTACAAGTTTCGTATGTCAATTTATCACGAGCGCACATCAACGAAGCCATAAGATCCATGTATGAATGATCGATCGATGAGCTGGGATCCTTACCTGCTGCGTAAATACAGCTCCACAGGACATTTTCGGCTGCTCAATCAACTCAAGGGTGACCTCAGCAAGCGTCCCTTGGACCGCGATGCCTCATCGGGGGCTCTGCGAATGCCAGGGTCCGGCTCCAGAACCAGACGCCCCGCGGGGCAAGTCCCGCGCCGATCTGCGCAACCGGCGCCTGTCTCCGTGGTTGAACCCGTTAGCAACTCCGAGCCCAGCAGCTTCCGTGATCGACTCAGTGCCATCGACTTGCGCTGAATCCAATCTCACGCGAGGCAGGAAGGCCGAGATGTATGATGACGACTGGCTTGAAGGCCATTCGTCAGAGTAGCTCAGCTGGTTAGAGCACAGGATTCATAACCCTGAGGTCGGGAGTTCAAGTCTCCCCTCTGACATTCAAATTTCACTTGATCGAATCAAGTGAACCGCCATTGTGTCTTATCCGAATAGCTCTGATCTTGGTGGTCGCTAACCCTGCTCAGGCTTTTCGGGCTGGCAACTTGCTCAGCGGGTTTACAGCGGCACCACCGGAACGACGAATCTCGAAGTGAAGATGGGGACCGGTGCTACGTCCAGTGCTTCCCATCAACGAGATGCGTGTGCCCTGCGGAACAACCTGCCCCTTTGTGACCATCAGCCTGCTGTTGTGGGCGTAACGGGTCGACTCCCCATCTCCGTGAGCGATCTCCACGAGATAACCGTAAGCACCTCTCCAACCGGCGAAGGTGACTATGCCATCACGGGCTGAATGGACGGAGGTCCCAGTGCTGTTGGCGATGTCGATTCCCTTGTGCATTCGCCCCCAGCGCCAGCCATATCCCGACGTGAACACCCCTTTGGTCGGCCAGCTGTAGGTGGTTGAAGGTGAAACCTGTTGTGATGGTTTGGTGGTTGCCTGGGGTTTGGCAAGTTCTGGGCGTTTCGGCCAGCTGGCTCCGCCACTAACGGAGGGCCGAATTGCAAGCAGCTGTTGACCCGATGAGGCCTTGGCAACACGAACTGTGCTGCCGACGCTGAGTTCGGAAAGCGTTAGGCCTGGATTGAACCGTTTCAACTCCTCTTCATTGATCCCGTGGCGATCGAGGAAGGTGGCCAAGGAGTCACCCCGTTGCACGGACGCGATGGATTGGACCGGCGGAGGTGCAGTGATCGGTGGCTCATTGCGGAGAGAGTCAGCATCAACCCCAACCAGCATTGATGCGCGATTCTTGGCACCAGTAGGAATGGCGAACCAACTGCCGGAGCGGAACACATGGTTCTCCGGATGACCGTTGATCTCGGCGAGATCTGCCGAATCCAGGTCAAGGGAAGCCGCAAGACGGATCAAAGACGTGCGTTGACGCAATTGAAGCCAGTAAGAAGCCTCTACCGGGCTGTCGATGTTCTGGTCGATCAATGGGAGGGGCGGCAGCTCAGCCAAGGTGAAGGATCTGCTGTCAGCTTGTCCCGGCAGGGCTTGCCATCCGACCACGCTCAACAGCGAGGTGATGGATACAGCCAACACCAGAACCGAGCGCATTCCAACCCTCTAGTCGGGAGCACGTTATCGAAGCGAACATGGCCCTGCAAGGGCTGCTGGAGCAGTCCCCTGATCACCACATCTGAAGCTGGTGACCGGCTGTGTAAGCCACCAGGGCACAAGCCACTGACAAATTCAGGCTGCGAACCCCCCCTTGACCATCAGCGTCCACACCCCCGGGCATCGGGATGGTCAGGATGCGGTCACACTGATCACGCACATGTCCTGGGAGTCCGTTGTCTTCGCGGCCGAACAAGAGTAGATCACCTGGCTGAAATCGAAACTCGCCGAGGCTGTCACCTCCGTGGCGACTGCAGCCGATCAAGCGGTAAGGATGCGGCAGCTGATCCAGCAGATGGTCCAGGTTGGGGTGGTTTGAGATCTGCACGTGGGGCCAGTAATCAAGCCCCGCTCGCCGCACAGCGCGATCGTCGATGCAGAACCCGAGCGGTTCAATCAATGCCAGCGGCAACCGAAAGGCCGCACAGGTGCGAGCGATGTTGCCTGTGTTGGGGGGGATCTGGGGTTCGTAGAGGACAACCCGCAGGCTTGAGTTCGGCTCAGGGATGGTCATGGCACTCTCTGGCTGAGGGCATGCAGATCGACGGCCCGTCCCTGCAACACGAGCCAGGCTGAATCCGCTTGTCGATCGAGGATCTGGGCCAGGGATCCCAGGCGATCTCTAAAGCGACCGCCGATCCTCGTTGGAGGAACTACTCCCCATCCGGTCTCCTCAATGACCACCACGCAGGTCTGCCCCATACCGGTCAGCTGCTCCACCAGCGCCTCACAACAGTCATTCCAGGCCAGGTCAGAATCGTCCAGATGGCAGGCGACGAATCCCCCCAGAGCATCAATCAGGACGGACGATTGCTGGGGAATCGTCCGCAAGGCGGTGGTTAGATCAGCGTCTGACTCCAGCAAACGCCAGTGACTGGGACGTCGCCGGCGATGTAAGTCCAGACGAATCTGCCAGTCCTGATCGTCTGGTCGATCGGGAGCAGTTGCCACATAGGTGACAACGGCAGAGCCAGACAGCAAATGCTCAGCCCAGCGACTTTTTCCTCCTCTGGAGGGACCACTGACCAGGATGAGGTTGGACGTGTTCTGATCAGCCGCCACCATTCATCCCCTTGAGGGTCGCCACAGATGATGGGGAGACGCGGTTGAGGTACCGGAAGATCCAGTACTTGAAGATCGTCGCCAGGATCACCGGGAAGGTGGCGATGAACAACATGATGAAGTTCTCCTGGGTCGGCAGACCGAAGTGATGGGCGATTCCATCCAGGAGCACCGTCCAGCCTTCAGGGCTGTGGTAACCAACGAAGATATCTGTGAACAAGATGATGGCGAAAGCCTTGGCGGAGTCACTCAGTCCGTAAATCGCTTCATCAAGGAATCCACGCAGCACCCGCAGCTGATCGCGACTCACAAGGCAAACCACAACAAATGCCATCAGACCTGCCAGGTCAGCCAGCACGTTCTTGATCGCCTGAACACTTTCTTGATCAGCTTCCTGTTTAAGTTCCTGTGCCCTTTCCCTTAACTTGATCACCAACAGATCTGACGACAGCGGCTCCTGCCCTTTGAGAAGGGCATCGAATTCCAGCTCTTCTTTGTAAATCCGTAGTTTCTCCACGGCAACTTCCTCGAGCTGAGGTTTCGGGTAACTGAGGAACGAAAGATCGGGGGACAGACGCTCCACCGCTGGACCGACGATGTAAGTGTTCGACACCTGCTGGACCAACAGCGGTACCAACACCAACAGCAGAAGGATTCTCAGCGACGCCAGGGTTGAATCACGGCGACGGCGGAACCCTGCCACGACGGATTCTTCCGAAGATGGATCAAGTTGCCGACGGACTGAATCAAAGACGCCCAGCAGTGAGCGAGGTAGCAGTTCGGGGGCGGTGCTCATGCCGCTTTTGCTGGTCGAGCGCTTGCCGGCATAGCGGCTCACAACGGTCTCGATCAGCTGGAGTTGCCGCAGCTCCTGTGGATCCAGCTGCCCTCGGTTGGGTGACACGGTGGAAAGGCTGGACCGGCAGATCTGAAGGGCGGTGTGGAACCGCCGAAGGACCGTGGCCTGGACGGAACGGGGAA is a window of Synechococcus sp. A15-24 DNA encoding:
- the pxcA gene encoding proton extrusion protein PcxA, with the protein product MATRNWIGLFSRGEGDNLTNALERGYEASLLIQSLELEFYADRKVRPELELSVPRSVQATVLRRFHTALQICRSSLSTVSPNRGQLDPQELRQLQLIETVVSRYAGKRSTSKSGMSTAPELLPRSLLGVFDSVRRQLDPSSEESVVAGFRRRRDSTLASLRILLLLVLVPLLVQQVSNTYIVGPAVERLSPDLSFLSYPKPQLEEVAVEKLRIYKEELEFDALLKGQEPLSSDLLVIKLRERAQELKQEADQESVQAIKNVLADLAGLMAFVVVCLVSRDQLRVLRGFLDEAIYGLSDSAKAFAIILFTDIFVGYHSPEGWTVLLDGIAHHFGLPTQENFIMLFIATFPVILATIFKYWIFRYLNRVSPSSVATLKGMNGGG
- a CDS encoding bifunctional adenosylcobinamide kinase/adenosylcobinamide-phosphate guanylyltransferase; the encoded protein is MVAADQNTSNLILVSGPSRGGKSRWAEHLLSGSAVVTYVATAPDRPDDQDWQIRLDLHRRRRPSHWRLLESDADLTTALRTIPQQSSVLIDALGGFVACHLDDSDLAWNDCCEALVEQLTGMGQTCVVVIEETGWGVVPPTRIGGRFRDRLGSLAQILDRQADSAWLVLQGRAVDLHALSQRVP
- a CDS encoding peroxiredoxin; this encodes MTDTGCLRVGHQAPDFTATAVVDQEFKEISLSQYRGKYVVLFFYPLDFTFVCPTEITAFSDRYADFSSKNCEILGVSVDSKYSHLAWIQTPRNQGGIGDINYPLVADLNKEIGTAFNILDDEGKALRGLYLIDPDGVIVHATINNLPVGRNVDETLRLLQAFQYVQSNPDEVCPANWTPGAATMLEDPKGSKEYFSAIG
- a CDS encoding tRNA (cytidine(34)-2'-O)-methyltransferase, coding for MTIPEPNSSLRVVLYEPQIPPNTGNIARTCAAFRLPLALIEPLGFCIDDRAVRRAGLDYWPHVQISNHPNLDHLLDQLPHPYRLIGCSRHGGDSLGEFRFQPGDLLLFGREDNGLPGHVRDQCDRILTIPMPGGVDADGQGGVRSLNLSVACALVAYTAGHQLQMW
- a CDS encoding M23 family metallopeptidase; the encoded protein is MRSVLVLAVSITSLLSVVGWQALPGQADSRSFTLAELPPLPLIDQNIDSPVEASYWLQLRQRTSLIRLAASLDLDSADLAEINGHPENHVFRSGSWFAIPTGAKNRASMLVGVDADSLRNEPPITAPPPVQSIASVQRGDSLATFLDRHGINEEELKRFNPGLTLSELSVGSTVRVAKASSGQQLLAIRPSVSGGASWPKRPELAKPQATTKPSQQVSPSTTYSWPTKGVFTSGYGWRWGRMHKGIDIANSTGTSVHSARDGIVTFAGWRGAYGYLVEIAHGDGESTRYAHNSRLMVTKGQVVPQGTRISLMGSTGRSTGPHLHFEIRRSGGAAVNPLSKLPARKA